The window TACAACCGGAAAGCGCCCTATCAGTTCGGTTGGGACTGGGGCATCCGTATCGCACAGATGGGTATCTGGAAGCCGGTTTCACTGGTATTTTACGACAAGGTCCGCATCGACGATCTCTACGTGAAGCAACAATCAGTTACGGAAGAGAAGGCAACGATCGAAAATGTTGTCGACCTTATTTCTGTCGCCGACGGGGCTGTTTCAGCGACCGTTACGGTTGAATACGGTACGGCGGGTGAAACTGTAAAGTCGGTGTCGAAGGAGGTGATCCTCCATCCGGGGGGCAACACTGTTTCGATTGGATTGCAGATTCCACATCCCAGAAGGTGGATGCCGACCGGGTGGGGCGAGCAGCACCTGTACGAATTTACCGCCACTGTGTCTATTGACAATAAGGTAGTTAGCAGTAAATCTGAAAGAATCGGTTTACGATCGGTCCGTCTGGTTCAGGAGCCGGATGAACATGGCAGATCATTCTACTTCGTGGTGAATGGCATCCCATTCTTTGCCAAAGGGGCCAACTACATTCCCGGTGAGATATTCATCTCGCAGCAGGACAACGAGTATTATGAAAAACTCTTCGACAATATTGAAGCGGCTAACATGAACTTTGTCCGTGTCTGGGGTGGTGGCATCTACGAAAACGATGAGTTTTACCGCCAGGCCGACGAGAGAGGGATTCTGGTGTGGCAGGATTTCATTTTCGGCTGCGTCCCCTACCCGTCCGACGATTGGTTCCTGGCCAATGTGAAAGAGGAGATCGTCTACAATATTAAAAGGCTGCGCAACCGGGCTTCCCTGGCCTTCTGGTGCGGCAACAACGAGGTGGAGGAAGGACTTCAGCACTGGGGCTGGGAGAAACAGTACCCAGCTGAGATCCACAAGAGCTGGTTAGGCGGTTACGACAAATTGTTCCGGTCACTCATCCCGGACCTGGTAAGGGAGTACGACGGTACCCGCAGCTATATCCACGGCTCTCCCTACGATTCCAACTGGGGCAACCCCGAAACGTTCGCCTCGAGTGACGTGCACGATTGGGGACTCTGGTACGGACACCTCCCGTTTGAACGGATGGCGGACCGGCTACCGCGCTTTGCCAGCGAATTCGGCTTCCAGTCTTTCCCCGAAATGAAAACCATCCGCTCTTTTGCTCCCGAAGATCAATGGAGCCTGGAGAGCGAAGTGATGAAAGTTCACCAGAAGGCATCAACGGGCAACTCGCTCATCAAGAAATATATGGAGATGTATTATCACGAACCCCGGAATTTCGAAGATTTTGTCTATATCGGCCTGGTGATGCAGGGCAACGGCATGGAGGAGTCGGTTGAGGCGATGCGCCGTGGCCGCCCCTACTGCATGGGTGCACTCTATTGGCAGATCAACGACGACTGGCCGGTAGTCTCCTGGTCGAGCATCGACTATTATGGTAACTGGAAAGCGCAGCACTACCGGATGCGTGATGTGTTGGCCCCGCTGGCGCTGGGTGTGGAGCTCAAGGATAACCGGCTGAACTACTACACCTTGTCGGACTACCTTACCGACAGGAACAACCTGCAGTTAACCGTGCAGGTGGTCGATTTCAACCGCGGCGTAGTGAAAGAGTTCCGGGAGAAGGTGGATGCGAAAGCCAACTCCAGTCAGGTGGTAAAGAGCTTCAACGCCAGTGAACTGGTACCGGAAGAAGAGAGGGCAAGCAGGATGATCCGTGCTTGGTTGAGCGACAGCAGCGGAAAAAGAGTCTCCACAAGGGACTATTTCTTCCATTGGCCCAACAAGCTGAACCTGCCGGAGACCAAGGTGGAGACTTCGGTGAAATATGCCGATGGCAAATATACCGTCACGCTCAGAAGCAAAAAGCTGGCAAAGGATGTTTACGTAGAGATCCCCGTCATGGGAGCCAGGTTTTCCGATAACTTCGTCGACCTGATTCCGGGAGAGAAGAGGGTGATCGAGATTACCTCCCCGCTGCTGAAAGCATCTGAAAAGAGCCCCGTCACTGTAAAGCATATCAGAGAGACCTACTGAAAAAAAGTATACGCAATATGAAATCTTTAAAAGAGCTATACAGAATCGGCAACGGTCCCTCGAGCAGTCACACGATGGGACCCAAAAAGGCGGCAGAGATGTTTCTCGAAAGGGTGCCACAGGCTGCAAGATACGTGGTTACGCTCTACGGAAGCTTGGCGGCCACAGGAAAAGGACACTTGACCGACACCGCCATCCTGAAGGTGTTGGAGCCGCACGCACCCACTACCGTGGAATGGTTACCCAGAACATTTCTGCCGTTTCATCCCAATGCGATGAAGCTTGAAGCATTCAGTGCGGTGGGGAGCCTTATCGACAGCTGGACAGTCTACAGTATCGGCGGTGGTGCGTTGAGTGACGGCAACGCCATCGTGGGACTCAGCGAAGAGACCCAGAAGGATATCTATCCGATGACCACCATCTCCGAAATCCAGGCTTGGTGCGAACAGAACGGTAGAACCTACTGGGAATATGTCGAAATGCACGAGGATCCCGATATCTGGGACCATCTGTCTGAAGTATGGAGTGTGATGAAAGCGGCAGTAAGAAACGGCCTGGACAACGAAGGAGTATTGCCCGGCCCGCTGAATCTGCAGCGCAAGGCGGCCTCCTATTTTATCAAGGCTAAAGGCTACAAGGCTTCGCTTCAATCGCGTGGACTGGTATTTGCCTATGCACTGGCCGTCTCCGAAGAGAACGCTGCCGGCGGCAGGATTGTTACCGCACCCACTTGCGGTTCATGTGGCGTACTGCCGGCCATCCTCTACCATCTGGAAGAGACCCGGAATTTCAGTGAAACACGCATCCTGAGGGCGCTGGCCACGGCCGGTCTGTTCGGTAACGTAGTGAAACAGAATGCATCGATATCGGGTGCCGAGGTGGGTTGTCAGGGAGAGGTGGGCGTGGCCTGTTCCATGGCGGCAGCCGCGGCTAGCCAGCTCTTTGGCGGCAGTACGGCACAGATCGAGTATGCAGCCGAGATGGGACTGGAACATCACCTGGGAATGACCTGCGACCCGGTTTGTGGCCTGGTGCAGGTTCCCTGTATCGAACGGAATGCATACGCAGCTGCCCGTGCACTCGACGCCAACCTCTACTCTTCGTTTACCGACGGCAGCCACCTGGTGTCGTTCGACCGTGTGGTGGCGGTGATGAAACAGACCGGCCATGACCTCCCCTCGCTCTACAAGGAGACCGGAGAGGGAGGATTGGCTAGAGATTGGGCTTATACATCTCCTGAGCGGTAATACCGCACTCTTTCATCATCTCGATGCAATATTCCAGCTTGCCAAAATCGGAGTTGGAGTTGTTGGTCCCGAACGTGAACTTGAGTCCCGCGGCTTTGGCCTTCTGAATGAACGACTTGTTGGGGATTTTATACCTGTGGTTGATCTCCAGCACCTTATTGGTTCTCACCATGGCTTCGATCACCCTCTCCTGACGTTCATCCGTCCAGAACTCCTCATAACGGTCGTTCATCACATCAGGCAGGAAAGTGGGGTTTACATAGACATCCATCGGTTCATCCATCACCTTTACAATATTCTCCACAATCAGGTCCATATACTCCTGTTCATTGTCGATAAATACCTCTTCCGGGATCCAGAGGCGGGTTCTGTTGCCTTTGCGGTCGGTAAAGGTCATCGCATCGGTAAATACGTAATTGAACAGGTTGCGAACCTCCGGCGAGAAGGTTGTCGGCCATTCGCGTCCCTCTCCCTGCATAGCCTGAATAAAGGGTTCTCCCTTCATCCGTTCAAAATATTCCACCACCTCGGCATCGTTTTGGATGGGAAATCCGATACCGCAGTTGGGAGCCAGCGCATAGTTGATACCGTACCGGCGTGATTGAGACTTGGCCAGCTCCAATGTCAGGTCCTCCTTCAGATGAACGTGATAATCGAGCACCGGAAAATTGGCCTGGTGCAACCTGATGATCCCGTCGGTCGATTCGTCGATCGCCTCGGCAAGCTGGTTGCTGATCAACGCCTTTTCGACCTTCAGCGGCGTCATCTCAACAGATCGTATCTCGATGACACCTTCGGTACCTTGAATGGAGATCGTGCCCTTGGAAAGGATTTGCGACCGGTTCTCCGGTGTGCGGTACGGTTGGGCGGGTTCGATATACTCTACCAGCAACTGATCGTTGACTGCCACCTCGATCTTTTTACCCTCTACCCTTATACGCAGGTCGAACCACTCATTGTCATCAACAATCGATTTTACAAGGTTTCTGACCGACAACAAACTTCCCGTTTTTGTCCACCACTCCGGGTGGTCCGTATCGTTATCGAGGGCAACGGCATAACCGCCATTACCGTTTTCATCTGTATGAAAGCGAACCTCCCCCTTCCCCTTTTCCACCGTTCTTGCCGTTACTAGCAGTTCAAAATCGGTGAAGGTCGCGTTCTTCAAGGTCATCTTTCCGGCATCAGCCATGCCGATTACCGAATCGGAAAGGTTAACCGTCCCTTCTGTCAGCCAACCAGCCAGATTCCCCCCGTCGAAGAGGATCCTCTTCTTCTCCTGTTCTCCACAACCCGAAATGAGAAGGATGAGAACAGAGAGCAAGGATAACATCATTTTACCCATAGCATTAATTTTTAAAAGATTATGATTTCTAGAAATTCAATAGCAGTTCAACTGTAAACTTGTTCGAATCCATCTCATCATTGAGATCCAGAAAATCGAGCGGGCGATTCATGAAATAGTGTTCGTAGTCGAAACGGAGTATCGACGAGAAGATTTTCTTTGTAAGTCCAAAACCAAGGCCAACTGTCAACCGTCCCACGTCGTATCCCTTCTCGTCCGATTGTTCGTCGATGGCATCCCACCTGACCGCCGGCACGACACTCTTGAAAATATAGTTCTCATTCAATGGGAAGGCATAAGCGCCCTGCAGGTAATAGGCCGACAACTGTTCCCCGTCCACCGCTCTGTTGTCGCGCCTCATGAATTCTGTTTCAACCTTCCAGTTGTCACCCTGATAGCGCAGGTCGGCCCCATAAATGAAGTAATGGATTGTGGAGCTGTTGGGATAGTCGTAAAACTTGAATGTCGACCGTAACCCGGTCATGTTGCCCAGCTCGAGGCGGCCTCCGTACGACAGTTCGTTACGCCAGACCGGATCGTTGATCGTATTTCCGTTATAGGCCCCGAATTCGATGGAGACGGGAACTGTAGCCATGGCAAAATTGTAATCGGCCAGAAAACCGATATCACGGGTACCAATATAATATTTGCCGAGAAATGTCCGGTTGGCAAACATCAGGCTACCGGGCGAGATCGCGTAGGAGTTGAAGAGTGGAATGCCAATCTGTCCCACGGAAAGAGACAACCCTTCAACAGGTTCGAACGAGCCATAGAGATCGAGTACCTTGAAGTTGCCGTTATCACTAAGTTCTACCTGTCCCCGGTATGAAACGAAGGGAGTGAAGTAACCCCGCACACCCAACCTGGAATTTCTGACTGAAAACCTGGAGTTCCCCGTCTCGGAGGCGTACTCAAATTTGTTCTTCATTGTTCCGTATACCTGGAAAGTCGGATAACGGACCGATGTGGTCTCCTGTGCTGCTACAAGCAGAAAAGGGAGCATGAAAATCGTAACGAATAGTTCTCTTTTTAACATGAATAAATTAACGTTTAAACTTTAATATCTGATTCCCGCCGTCTGAGCCTCCCTCTCGAGCATGCTCCGCTTGATCTCCGTTCCCCAGAAATAGCCGCCCAAACGACCATCGGAACGGACTACACGGTGGCAGGGAATGATGCAAGATACGGGATTATTCCCGATAGCCGATCCTACCGCCCGAACTGCCTTCGGTTTACCAATGGCTTGGGCTACCGCCTTGTAGGATGAGACCTCGCCGACAGGTATCTGCAGCAGCGCATTCCAGACACTCAACTGAAAACCGGTTCCCGCAACGTGGAGCGTAAGGTCCGAAGCATCACCCTTTTCGAGATGGTTCAACACATGCTGATGCAGTGGAAGATACTTTTCCTGCACTGTCGCGCCACCATATCGCTTTTTCAGATCGTTCAGCACCTTCTCCCTTTCACCGAAACCCACATAGCAGACCCCAATCGAGGTGGAGGCAATAACTGCCTGGCCATAGCCGGTTGTATGAAGGGAATAGCTGATCACTTCACCACTCAGCTCCTTTTTGTTCATCGGAATAATTGTAACCATATAGCGGTTTTACATTTGCAACCCACTGGGTGCTTGTTTTCTAAAAAAGCAAATTTTCGGATTAATCGGCAAAAAACTGTTCGAACCCCTCGGAATAGGCAATGTCGAGGGTGCTGTCTGCTTTCACATAAATGAAATAGTAGTGCAATCCGGGGATCTTGCTGGCGATCTCTTTCGACTTTTCCAGTCCCGAAGCCATGAATGCCGTGGCGTAGGCATCGGCGGTCATGCAATCATCGGCAATCACGGTTGCTCCCAGGATATCCTGTTCCGACGGGTAACCGGTCTGTGGATCGATGGTGTGGGCATACTTCCGCCCTTCCTTCACATAGTAGTTACGATAATTTCCCGATGTGGCCAACGCCTTGTCGCAAAGCGACAGGATGGTCTGAAGTTCATGCTGCAATCCGGTATTGTCGTCAATCGGCCTGTCCACCCCGATGCGCCAACATACCCCTTTGTCGTTCACCCCTTTGGCCACTATTTCACCTCCGATCTCAACCATATAGTTTTCAACGCCGTAGCTATCCAGTAACCGGGCAACCAGATCGCATGAGTAGCCCTTTGCAATGGCAGAGGTGTTTAATTGTACCCTCGGATCTGACTTGACCACATTGCCTTCATTGTCGATCCATATCTTCTCATAGCCTACAAACTGCTTCAGGCTGTCGATAATTTCCGGCGTAACCTTATCGATGTTCTTGAACCCGAATCCCCAAGCATCGATAAGGGGTGAAGCGGTAATGTCGAATTTGCCTTCACTTACCCTCGACACCTCCATCGCCTTGGAGAAAACCTCCATAAAGAGCGGGTCGGGTTTCACCGGGAGATTGTTGTTTATGTTGGTAATCACCGTATTCTCCCTGAAGGGGTTCAGGGAGTGTTCAAATCGCTCCAGTTCTGCCAGGATCTCATTTTCCAGCGACTCTCCATAGGCATATTTGATGTGGTAGGAGGTATGGAAGATCTCGCCACTGTTATGGTGGTATGAGTAGTTACCGCCCTTCCGTGCCGATTGGCATGAAGTGAGCAGCAGCAGGAGGATCACTCCTGAAAATATTTTTCCTAAACCCATATGGTAATCTCGTTTAACGCTTTTCTTTTCTTCTCTCCCGCTGGAGCCACCTCTTCGGTTTGCGGATAACCGACGGGCAGCAACGCAATCGGTTCAACCCCCTCGTCGAGAGACAATTTCTCTTTTATGACATCTGGATTGAAATTGCAGACCCAGCAGGTCCCCAATCCAAGATCAGTGATTTTCAACACCATATGTTCAACTGCAATTGCTATGTCGATATCGAGGTGATCCTTGCCGTCAACCTGACGTTTCCACGATTGCCGATGGTCGCCGCACGCCAGAATGTAGAGTGGCGCACTGTTGAACCACTCCCTCGGGTAGCTTTCCCGTATGGCCCGCTTGGCCTCTTCAGAGGCGCAGACATAAAACTTCCAGGGTTGGAAGTTTACCGCCGACGGAGCTAAACGTGCACTTTCAATTATCGACTCAATAATATCAGGTTCAATAGGTTGACTCTTGAATTTTCGAACCGATCTGCGCGAATGGATAATCTCGTCGAGTTTCATCTCATATCTCTTTTAAAACTCCTCTTCAATCCTGTAGTTGTTCCGGTCCGGTGAATTGCGGGAGATCAGCTCCCCCAAAAAACCGGTAAGGAAAAGCAATGTGCCCAGAATCATCATCGTGAGGGAGATGAAGAAGTAGGGCGACTCGGTCACCAGCCGGTAAGGATTGCCTACATGCATATCGTAGAGTTTGGTGGCTCCCACCACGATGGCGGCCA of the Petrimonas mucosa genome contains:
- a CDS encoding nitroreductase family protein, translated to MKLDEIIHSRRSVRKFKSQPIEPDIIESIIESARLAPSAVNFQPWKFYVCASEEAKRAIRESYPREWFNSAPLYILACGDHRQSWKRQVDGKDHLDIDIAIAVEHMVLKITDLGLGTCWVCNFNPDVIKEKLSLDEGVEPIALLPVGYPQTEEVAPAGEKKRKALNEITIWV
- a CDS encoding family 16 glycoside hydrolase, whose product is MGKMMLSLLSVLILLISGCGEQEKKRILFDGGNLAGWLTEGTVNLSDSVIGMADAGKMTLKNATFTDFELLVTARTVEKGKGEVRFHTDENGNGGYAVALDNDTDHPEWWTKTGSLLSVRNLVKSIVDDNEWFDLRIRVEGKKIEVAVNDQLLVEYIEPAQPYRTPENRSQILSKGTISIQGTEGVIEIRSVEMTPLKVEKALISNQLAEAIDESTDGIIRLHQANFPVLDYHVHLKEDLTLELAKSQSRRYGINYALAPNCGIGFPIQNDAEVVEYFERMKGEPFIQAMQGEGREWPTTFSPEVRNLFNYVFTDAMTFTDRKGNRTRLWIPEEVFIDNEQEYMDLIVENIVKVMDEPMDVYVNPTFLPDVMNDRYEEFWTDERQERVIEAMVRTNKVLEINHRYKIPNKSFIQKAKAAGLKFTFGTNNSNSDFGKLEYCIEMMKECGITAQEMYKPNL
- a CDS encoding beta-mannosidase; translation: MKKLSVGLLALLPIFGFAQRNSETVSLNDGWFFSQTGKNSWYEAQVPGSVQQELVRHQILPDPFYGTNEKLVQWVEDENWDFKKSFTVSSEQLSYDDALIFFEGLDTQADVFLNGTRILRSENMFVGHKISVKSILREGENSLYIRFYSPVQSLMPARLTAGYDYPAGNDHREEKLSIYNRKAPYQFGWDWGIRIAQMGIWKPVSLVFYDKVRIDDLYVKQQSVTEEKATIENVVDLISVADGAVSATVTVEYGTAGETVKSVSKEVILHPGGNTVSIGLQIPHPRRWMPTGWGEQHLYEFTATVSIDNKVVSSKSERIGLRSVRLVQEPDEHGRSFYFVVNGIPFFAKGANYIPGEIFISQQDNEYYEKLFDNIEAANMNFVRVWGGGIYENDEFYRQADERGILVWQDFIFGCVPYPSDDWFLANVKEEIVYNIKRLRNRASLAFWCGNNEVEEGLQHWGWEKQYPAEIHKSWLGGYDKLFRSLIPDLVREYDGTRSYIHGSPYDSNWGNPETFASSDVHDWGLWYGHLPFERMADRLPRFASEFGFQSFPEMKTIRSFAPEDQWSLESEVMKVHQKASTGNSLIKKYMEMYYHEPRNFEDFVYIGLVMQGNGMEESVEAMRRGRPYCMGALYWQINDDWPVVSWSSIDYYGNWKAQHYRMRDVLAPLALGVELKDNRLNYYTLSDYLTDRNNLQLTVQVVDFNRGVVKEFREKVDAKANSSQVVKSFNASELVPEEERASRMIRAWLSDSSGKRVSTRDYFFHWPNKLNLPETKVETSVKYADGKYTVTLRSKKLAKDVYVEIPVMGARFSDNFVDLIPGEKRVIEITSPLLKASEKSPVTVKHIRETY
- a CDS encoding FAD:protein FMN transferase, whose product is MGLGKIFSGVILLLLLTSCQSARKGGNYSYHHNSGEIFHTSYHIKYAYGESLENEILAELERFEHSLNPFRENTVITNINNNLPVKPDPLFMEVFSKAMEVSRVSEGKFDITASPLIDAWGFGFKNIDKVTPEIIDSLKQFVGYEKIWIDNEGNVVKSDPRVQLNTSAIAKGYSCDLVARLLDSYGVENYMVEIGGEIVAKGVNDKGVCWRIGVDRPIDDNTGLQHELQTILSLCDKALATSGNYRNYYVKEGRKYAHTIDPQTGYPSEQDILGATVIADDCMTADAYATAFMASGLEKSKEIASKIPGLHYYFIYVKADSTLDIAYSEGFEQFFAD
- a CDS encoding L-serine ammonia-lyase, whose protein sequence is MKSLKELYRIGNGPSSSHTMGPKKAAEMFLERVPQAARYVVTLYGSLAATGKGHLTDTAILKVLEPHAPTTVEWLPRTFLPFHPNAMKLEAFSAVGSLIDSWTVYSIGGGALSDGNAIVGLSEETQKDIYPMTTISEIQAWCEQNGRTYWEYVEMHEDPDIWDHLSEVWSVMKAAVRNGLDNEGVLPGPLNLQRKAASYFIKAKGYKASLQSRGLVFAYALAVSEENAAGGRIVTAPTCGSCGVLPAILYHLEETRNFSETRILRALATAGLFGNVVKQNASISGAEVGCQGEVGVACSMAAAAASQLFGGSTAQIEYAAEMGLEHHLGMTCDPVCGLVQVPCIERNAYAAARALDANLYSSFTDGSHLVSFDRVVAVMKQTGHDLPSLYKETGEGGLARDWAYTSPER
- a CDS encoding methylated-DNA--[protein]-cysteine S-methyltransferase, which gives rise to MVTIIPMNKKELSGEVISYSLHTTGYGQAVIASTSIGVCYVGFGEREKVLNDLKKRYGGATVQEKYLPLHQHVLNHLEKGDASDLTLHVAGTGFQLSVWNALLQIPVGEVSSYKAVAQAIGKPKAVRAVGSAIGNNPVSCIIPCHRVVRSDGRLGGYFWGTEIKRSMLEREAQTAGIRY